The window GGAATCAAAATACGGTACCGGCCTTATTGATTTATACCGATTTAATGAATAGTGGCTATGGTAGAAACGTGGAAATCGCTAACCAAGTATTTGAAAATGAGTTACAGCATATCCAGTAAAAAATTCAACCACCCGTTATTAAAGCCTATTCTTCAGGAATTAACCGACTATTTCAAGACATCGGGTATTTCCTTTTTTGTCATTGGGGCGACCGCTCGCGATATTATTATGGAGTTACACGATGAAAGTTCCGGACGGTTAACACACGATTTGGATATTGCCATCACCATCAATGATTGGGAGCAATACAAAACAGTTGAAGAAGGCATCACGCAACTACCTAATTTTACTAAAGACCCAGACCAAAAGCAGCGATTCCAATATTTGGGAAAGTTCGATTTAGATATCGTGCCTTTTGGTAATATAATGAAGGAAGACGACAAAATCTTTTGGCCACCAGACGAAGAGTTTGCCATGTCGGTACTTGGGTTTTCTGCCGTAAATGAGGCGTCTTTAAAGGTAAGTATTGATGAGGATATCAATATTCAAATTGCATCCTTGGCAGGTATAGGGCTCCTAAAAATAGGAGCTTGGAAAGACCGAAATCACAAAACTAATAAAGATGCGGATGATATCGCCTTCATCCTGCAAAACTATCTGGAAATCCATCGGGATGAATCGCTTGAACATTTTGAAGCAGTATACACCGAAGACCATACCATAGTTAAAGGTGGAGCAGTCTTATTGGGGATTCATATTAATCACTTATTAGAAAACTATCCAGAGGCTAAACAAAGTATTAAGGAGGTGCTTTCAAGTGAAGTGGTCAAAAAAGAAGAAAGCAAACTCATCAATCAAATATTAGAAACTCATAAAGCTTTAAGCTACGATGAGGTTTTTAAAAGTATAGAAAACATAAACAACCAAATAAAAATATAGTCAATCAATGGAAACAGAAATAAAAGAAAAAAAGGAAAGTACCGTATTAGAGGATAACCAATTACTCTGTGTACTGACCAACCAAGCAAAAAAAATAAGTGCAAAAGAATCCAACTTGCAATCGGTAATACTGATGCTCAATGAAGAATATGGGTTTGATTTAGACGATATGGAGCGTGATTTCACTATTGTTTATACCGACCCTGAAACAGACAAGTCCAAAAAGCAAAAGTTGGAATTGGTGGTGTTTGCCAAAGGCAAGGAGCATTTACAGGAGAATATTATCCGTATGGTGGTAGTACAGGATGATAAGGTGAAAGTAACCGATAAGAAAAAAGGGCTTACGGCAACATTGGAAAACGCCATGGGAGCAGCCGATGATTGTGAGTTTGGTTTATGGGCAAATGGTTCAAGCTATCACTTTCTACAAAAAGAGGAAGACAGTATTGGTTTGGATTTCCAATTCACAGATTTGTCGGATTTTCCTGGTGAAGGAGAAACCCTAGAAGATTTAGACCGCAACGACCGTTCTTACAGTAGAAAACCCGCCAACGATTCTTTAATCAAGGTATTTAAGCGTTCACATGATTACATTTATGGTAATGAAGGACGTAAAAAAGACGCATTCTGGCAACTCTTAAACTTGATTTTCTGTAAGCTGTATGATGAAAAACGCAGGTTTATACCAACTGATGATAATATCAGTTACCGTCGCAAATTCTGGGTTGGTGTTAAGGAGCAAAATACAGATTCAGGTCGTGAAGCAGTCGCCAAACGTATTAAAGGCTTATTTGATGAATTAAAAAAAGATGAGGTCTTTTCTGAAGTATTTCAAGGTAATGAGTCTATTGATTTAACCAATAAAGGATTAGCCTTTATCGCTGGTGAACTGGCAAAATACTCATTTTTGGATGCTTCTGTCGATGTTAAGGGTATGGCCTACGAAACCATTGTAAGTAATACTTTAAAACAAGAAGCTGGTCAGTTTTTTACACCACGTAATATTATTAAGGCAATGGTGGAAATGCTTGACCCTAAAGAAAACCACCGGGTGCTGGACCCTGCTTGTGGTTCGGGTGGATTTTTAGTAATGGTATTAGACCACGTGCGTAAGCAAATCACCCAAGAGTTATTTCCAGACTTGTCAGGTCCTTTGTTAGAGGCAAAATACAACAGTCCACAAGTAAATGAACTGGTAAGACAATATGCCGAAAATAACATCTTTGGTTTTGACTTCGACCCTGATTTGAAGAAAGCGGCACGTATGAATATGGTGATGGCAGGTGATGGTCATGCCAATATTTTTCACGTCAATTCCTTAGCATACCCAAACTGGGAACATCCATCCGAAATTGAAAAAATCGAAGCAAGTATCAAAAGAAGCCTATTGGCGATGGATGATGGAAGTAATACCTATGGCTATGATGCACGCGAAAAGTTTGATATGGTATTTACCAACCCACCATTCGGCGCTAAAGTAAAAGTAGATGCCAGCATTATTTATAAAGAAGATGGTTCCTTGCGTTACGAGTTAGGGGCTTACAGCAATGCACCAGAAGTATTGTTTATAGAAGCCTGCTACAACTTTCTAAAACCAGGTGGTAAAATGGCGATTGTATTGCCGGATGGTATTTTGGGTAATCCAAATACACAAAGCGTTCGGGAGTGGATACTCGATAAATTTAAAATTCTCGCATCTGTTGATTTGGCGGTAGAGGCTTTTTTGCCACAAGTGGGTGTACAAGCATCCTTATTGTTTTTAGAACGAAAAAGCGATTTACAGCGCCAATTGGCTCAAGATAAAGATGAAGACTACGATGTCTTCATGGCAATTGCCGAAAAACTAGGTAAAGACAGGCGTGGCAATCCTATTTATTTGCGTGATGATGATGGTGCAGAACTAGTTTTTGGGGTAGAAAAGGAATACTTGGTACAAAAAAAGGATGGTAGTTCACCACAGGTAAAAGCAAGAGTGGAAAAAGTAAAAAAACTGGATGATGATTTACCGAAGATTTCTGAAGCATATAATAAATTTCTTAACAAGCTCTAATGATGAAAAGCGGTCAAATTAGTATATCAAGATTCAATGAAGGACTTACCGTATTCAAGCCTGATTATTATTTAAATAGGGGTAAAAAAGTGATATCAGATTTATTAGATAAAGGTATTACTAATTCAAGTCTAGTCGATTTGACAGATAAATTATACCAAGGTGGAATTTTCAAAAGAGTATTTGTTGAAAATACTGATTATGCACATCAATATATTACTGCTAGTGATATGGTAAAAGCCCAACCCCTTGATAATGCTAAAAATATTTCAGTGAAATACACACCTTGGGTTGATGAAATGACTTTAAGAGATAAACAAATATTAATGAGTTGTGCCGGAACTGTTGGAAATACTACTTTGGTAAATGATAGTTTTTCTGGGTGCATTGGCTCTCAAGAAATAATTAGAATTGAAACTAGCCAAATACCTTTTGGATTTTTATATGCGTATTTAAGCGCACCAATTGTAAATGAGTATATCCAATCCATGATTTACGGTGCTGTAGTTCCAAGAATTTCACCTGAAGAATTAGGACGGTTACCAGTTTTACTTCCAGAAGAAAACAAACAACAACAAATTCATAATCTTATTGTTGAGGCTTCAAAGCTTCGTGTAGAAGCTAATAAGTTGTTGAAAGAGTCTCATAGAATATTTGATCAAAATTTAAATTTTAAACCAAGACAGGCACTATACATGAAAAAGAACGTCAAGGACATATTGGGCAACTACCACAATCGACTTGACAGCTCTTTTTACCTGAATATTAATAATGCTGATGAAGAGTTGTCAAAAGCCCGCTATAAGTCGATCGAGTTAGGGGAGTTGGTGTTAAGAAAAATGTTCACAGCTCAAAGAGGCAGGAGAAATTATGTGGGCTCAAATGGAATTAGATTCTTGTCAACCACAAATGTATCAGAATCAAACCCATTGTTGATCAACAAGTTTTTAAGTAGAAGCACAAAAGGTTTAGAGACATTAATTGTTAATAAAAAGTGGATATTGGTATCAAGTTCCGGTCAGGAGATATTGGGTTCTGCCTTCCTAGTTGATGATACATATGCTAAAAGTGCAGTCAATCAACACTCGATACGTGTGATTATTGATGAAACCCTTATATCTCCTTATTACGTTTATGGGTATTTGTCCACACCAAAAATCAAAAATTATATTCGCTCTGGAATATATGGATCCGCAGTTTTAACTATAGATGAACATTTCCTGAAGAGTCTAAAAATTCCAATATTGAATGATAAAATGGAAGAGATATCAAAACTTGTGGAATCTTATTCTAACAAATTTGAAACAGCTTGTTTTATGGAAAAGGAAGCAATCACCCTAATAGAAAACGAAATAGAACAATGGCAAGAATCATAAAACCACCTTATTTCGAGACTGTTGTTAATGCAGGTGAACAACGTTTAATAGATTTTCTGGAAGTCAATCTTCCAGATAGTTTTACGTTGATTCCTAATATTGAACTGGCAGCGACTAACCCACGTAACAACCAAACCCAATATTGGGAGTACGACCTAATTGTGGTTACACCACACGCCATCTACAACATAGAAAATAAAGATTGGAAAGGACGTATAGAAGGCGATGATAACTATTGGTATGTTAACGACCGCCAAAAACCCAATCCACTAAAAACAGGGCGTATTAAAACGGCCATTTTAGCTTCAAAGCTCAAAGAGTTCGATTACGAGTTAGGGAAAGCCTATATAGTCAATATGGTGACTTTGTCGTATCCCAATGGTATAGAACCTTATATTGTTCAAGAAGCAGGTAAAGTGAGTTTTCAATTAGAAAAACGCTTAATCAATTTTATTGCAAATCCTGCAAGTGATAAGTACGAAAACACCATTGTTGATATACATGATAAAATAGTAGATTATTTAGTTGGGCGTTTCAGTGAAAAGAAAACCGAAGATAAAAAGGAACTCTATAGCCACGAGATTCTGGAAATCGTAGACCAAGAAAACTATTATACAGAGTATCTGGCAAAACCAAAAGGGGTCACCTCATCCATTCGTAAACGTATTAAAGAATATACGCTTCAGGTAAAAGGTTTATCACCGGAAGAGCTCAAACAACGGGAACTCAAGATTAAGAATGGTTTTAAGGCATTAGAGCATATCAAGAGTAATCCCTTTATTACTAATGTTCAATATGAATTAGATGAAGAAAACCATCTCTTTTATGAAATCACAGATTTCCTAGAGGAAGATTCCTTACGCAACAAAGCAAAAACAAGCGAATTTACCTTTACAGAAAAGATAGATATTTTAAAGAATATCGCGTCAGCGTTAAAAGCAGCACACGAGCATAATGTATTCCACCGTGATATTAATCCGGATAATATCTATTACAGGGGTG is drawn from Flagellimonas sp. MMG031 and contains these coding sequences:
- a CDS encoding nucleotidyl transferase AbiEii/AbiGii toxin family protein; this encodes MSYSISSKKFNHPLLKPILQELTDYFKTSGISFFVIGATARDIIMELHDESSGRLTHDLDIAITINDWEQYKTVEEGITQLPNFTKDPDQKQRFQYLGKFDLDIVPFGNIMKEDDKIFWPPDEEFAMSVLGFSAVNEASLKVSIDEDINIQIASLAGIGLLKIGAWKDRNHKTNKDADDIAFILQNYLEIHRDESLEHFEAVYTEDHTIVKGGAVLLGIHINHLLENYPEAKQSIKEVLSSEVVKKEESKLINQILETHKALSYDEVFKSIENINNQIKI
- a CDS encoding N-6 DNA methylase, which codes for METEIKEKKESTVLEDNQLLCVLTNQAKKISAKESNLQSVILMLNEEYGFDLDDMERDFTIVYTDPETDKSKKQKLELVVFAKGKEHLQENIIRMVVVQDDKVKVTDKKKGLTATLENAMGAADDCEFGLWANGSSYHFLQKEEDSIGLDFQFTDLSDFPGEGETLEDLDRNDRSYSRKPANDSLIKVFKRSHDYIYGNEGRKKDAFWQLLNLIFCKLYDEKRRFIPTDDNISYRRKFWVGVKEQNTDSGREAVAKRIKGLFDELKKDEVFSEVFQGNESIDLTNKGLAFIAGELAKYSFLDASVDVKGMAYETIVSNTLKQEAGQFFTPRNIIKAMVEMLDPKENHRVLDPACGSGGFLVMVLDHVRKQITQELFPDLSGPLLEAKYNSPQVNELVRQYAENNIFGFDFDPDLKKAARMNMVMAGDGHANIFHVNSLAYPNWEHPSEIEKIEASIKRSLLAMDDGSNTYGYDAREKFDMVFTNPPFGAKVKVDASIIYKEDGSLRYELGAYSNAPEVLFIEACYNFLKPGGKMAIVLPDGILGNPNTQSVREWILDKFKILASVDLAVEAFLPQVGVQASLLFLERKSDLQRQLAQDKDEDYDVFMAIAEKLGKDRRGNPIYLRDDDGAELVFGVEKEYLVQKKDGSSPQVKARVEKVKKLDDDLPKISEAYNKFLNKL
- a CDS encoding restriction endonuclease subunit S encodes the protein MMKSGQISISRFNEGLTVFKPDYYLNRGKKVISDLLDKGITNSSLVDLTDKLYQGGIFKRVFVENTDYAHQYITASDMVKAQPLDNAKNISVKYTPWVDEMTLRDKQILMSCAGTVGNTTLVNDSFSGCIGSQEIIRIETSQIPFGFLYAYLSAPIVNEYIQSMIYGAVVPRISPEELGRLPVLLPEENKQQQIHNLIVEASKLRVEANKLLKESHRIFDQNLNFKPRQALYMKKNVKDILGNYHNRLDSSFYLNINNADEELSKARYKSIELGELVLRKMFTAQRGRRNYVGSNGIRFLSTTNVSESNPLLINKFLSRSTKGLETLIVNKKWILVSSSGQEILGSAFLVDDTYAKSAVNQHSIRVIIDETLISPYYVYGYLSTPKIKNYIRSGIYGSAVLTIDEHFLKSLKIPILNDKMEEISKLVESYSNKFETACFMEKEAITLIENEIEQWQES